TAAGTATGTTTTCAATATCATTACATATCATTATACAATGTGGTTCGACTCTACATATCAGCCACACCTCGTTTAAACGAGCTTCGCTTGAACAATTCGAAAAATCTGTTAAAGAAAAGGTAAATACTACAAATAGAAATTTTAGCGAAATGAAATTCCAAGTTCTCCAGTTTTGTTCCTTTTCATCACGTTGAGTATAAGCGGCGTCAGGGATTCCACCAGATGAGCGTTTGAAAGCCCGCCAGCATCCAGGGCTCTCAGCCCCGAAATTTTCTCAGTAAGGTCAACAACCACCTCTTTTGCACCGCTGTCACCGCAAATCGGGACGTCCCACTCGAACTCTTCGCCAAGATTTGCGAACCTCCTTGCGGGAATCGAGTGGTATGCTGCAACTACGCTGCTTTCTTCCAGTACTGACGCAAGCTTCTCTGCTGCCGAGCCCTCCTCAGGTCTGACGTAAACGAAGTTATCGCCGACTTTTTTCATAGGCACCAGCGGTGAGATTACCACCTTCCCCGCCAGCTGCCTTTTCAGCATTTCCGCTGTGTCAAAGGCGAACTCCCACGGAATCGTGAATACAGCAACATCGCAGGTTTCTGCGGCATCCTCATTTCGCATTCCTATTATGGATGCATCGCCGACCTTTTTCAGGTAATCCGATGCCAGTTTCTCAGCCTTTTCAAGCTTTCTTGAGCCAACTATGATTTCGTAGCCCAGCTTGCCCCATCGCAGAGCCAGACCTTCCCCAAGGTTGCCCGTACCTCCAAGAAGGGCGATTTTCATTGCACCACCAAAAAAGTTAGAAGTTTACCCTTTCCTTTCCCTTAAGTCCGAGTATCTCCCTCACCTCGTCAGGTGTTGCGGGCCTCTTTCCGAGTTCCTTCACAATCCTTACCATTTTTTCGACCTGCTCGGCGTTGCTTTTAGCAAGCTTGCCTCTTTCAATGTAAAGGCTGTCCTCAAGCCCCACTCTCACGTCACCGCCCATTATCACCGCAAGCGTTCCGAGAGGCATCTGAAATCTGCCCGCTCCAACAAGGGACCACGTGTAGTTCTCCCTGCCAATTAACCTGTCTGCCGTCTGCTTCATGAACAGAACATCCTCAACAGCGGTTCCAATTCCGCCGAGTATCCCATGGATGAACTGCAGCCTGAGTGGCGGTTCGAGGTAGCCCTCGTGGAACATGAAGGCCGTGTTGTATATCTGCCCTATGTCGTAGCACTCAAGCTCCGGCTTCGTGTCGTTCTCCTTGAAAATTCTCGAAAGCGCCTCAAGGTCCTTGAACGTGTTTCTGAAAACTATGTCCCTCGTCATTTCGAGATACTCGGGCTCCCAGTCGTACTTGAACTCCTTGTACTTTTTGAGTAGTGGATGAATGGCGAAGTTCATGGAGCCCATGTTGAAGGTTGCGATTTCCGGTTTCAGGGCGGGCACGACCTTTGCCCTCTCCTCAACGGGTATTCCCAGTGTGCCTCCTCCTCCGGTTGTAACATTAATAACAACATCGCTCTGCTTTTTGATTTCCCTGCATATGTACCTGAAAACCTCAACATCCGTTGTGGGGCGCCCGTCTTTCGGGTCTCTCGCGTGAATGTGAACCATTCCGGCCCCTGCCTCTGCGGCCTTCACCGCTTCCTCCACAATCTGGTCGGGTGTGACCGGCAGGTACGGGGACATGCTCGGAGTGTGTATCGCTCCCGTTATGGCGCACGTGACAATAACCACATCGTCCTTCCTCATGTCACAGATAGGATTTAACTTATTATATTTGATTAATCTTCTAAATCACATAAATTGACATAAACCGGTAAAAAAGGTATTTAAGAGAGAAAAATCTGCCGTTCTCCAATGGAGCGCTTGTTTTACCCGAAAGTCGTGGCAGTGATAGGTGCTTCACCTCAGGAGGGAAAGGTGGGTAACACGATTATGAAAAATCTCAGAAACTTCAGCGGCACTGTCTATGCTGTAAACCCGAAGTACAGGGAAATACTTGGATTCCCGTGCTACCCCTCGGTACTCAAGATACCCGAAAATGTGGACCTGGCCATCATCGTTGTTCCAGCGAAGCTCGTTCCGAAGGCAGTGGAGGAGTGCGGAAGGAAGGACGTTGAAGGTGCCGTGGTGATTTCGGCAGGCTTCAAGGAGGCCGGGATTGAGGGGGCAAAGCTTGAGAGGGAACTGGTCGAGGTGGCCGAAAGGTATGGCGTTAAGCTGGTTGGCCCCAACTGTCTCGGCATGATAAACACCGAGATTGCTATGAACGCCACGTTCAGCAGAGTGGCCCCCGAAAAGGGCAGAATAGCGTTCCTCAGCCAGTCCGGAGCCTTCATTCTCGCGGTTCTTGAATGGTCAAAACGCAACGGTGTCGGTTTCAGCAAGGTTGTCAGCTTGGGAAACAAGGCCATGCTCGACGAATCCGACTTTCTGGAGTACCTGGCCAAAGATGACTCAACCGACGTCATTCTGATTTACATGGAGGGTGTGGAAGATGGGCGAAAGTTCATGAGGGTGGCGAAGAGTGTGGCAAGGAGGAAACCAGTAGTGGTGATGAAGGCGGGGAAGTCCCAGAGCGGTGCAAAGGCAGCTTCAAGCCACACGGGAAGTCTGGCAGGTAGCTACGAAGCTTACAGAGCTGCATTCAGGCAGAGTGGCGTTATTGAGGCGAGTTCAGTTGAAGAGCTATTTGACTTCGCACTGCTGCTGCTAAAATACAGAAAAGCCGGAAACTTAGCAATTCTCACTAACTCAGGCGGCCCGGGAGTTATGGCAGCGGATGCATGCGACCAGTTTGGTGTGCCTCTGGCAAACTTCAATTTTGAGACAATAAGGAAGCTCAAGGAGTTTCTGCCCGCTGAGTCGAACTTCTACAACCCGGTTGACATTCTGGGTGATGCCAGCGCCGAGAGATTTTCAAGATCCCTTCAAATTCTTTCAGAGGATGAAAACGTGGACATCGTGCTCACCATACTCACACCCACAGCGCAGATGGACTTTTTAAAGGCTGCGGAGAGTGTCGTCGGAAAGAATGCAGTTTGCTGCTTCATGGGTGGGGAGAGTGTAGATGAATCGGAAAGGATTCTGAGGAGTTCGGGCATTCCGAACTTCTTCGACCCCGTGAGAGCGGTCAGGGCCATCTCGGTACTCGGAAGGTACTCTAAAATCTCTGCAAAGGAAAGAGTGAAGGAAGACTTGGATGTGAGTGTGGAGCGCGAGAAGGCTGAAGAAATTATCGAAAAGCTGCTGGAGAGTGGTGGCAGAGTGGTGGGGGCGGAAGGTTTGCCAGTACTGGAGGCATACGGCATTGAGGTTGCACCCTACGGAATAGCCAGGAACGTTGACGAGGCGAGAGATATTGCGGAAAGCATTGGCTACCCGGTTGTTCTGAAGGTTGTTTCCCCCGATGTCGTGCACAAGAGTGATGTTGGTGGAGTAAAACTCAATGTGGGGGAGAACGATTTGGAGAAAGCCTTCTTCGAGATACTGTCAAACGTGGAGGGGAGGATGCCAAAGGCAAGAATTGAGGGTGTCCTCGTTCAGAAGATGGTTGATGGGGGAAAGGAGCTGATAGTGGGTATGAAAAGGGATCCACAGTTCGGTCCGATGATTATGTTCGGAATGGGTGGGGTTTACGTTGAGGTGCTGAAAGACGTTTCCTTCAGAATCGCCCCGATAACGAGAAGGGAGGCCCATGAAATGGTCAGGGAAGTCAAGGCTTACCGAATTTTGAGGGGGCTGAGGGGTGAGAAGCCAGCCGACATCGATGCGATTGCTGATTTGCTTTTGCGAGTTTCAAAACTAAGCTTGGACCACCCCGAGGTCCTCGAAATGGACCTGAATCCTGTCAAGGTGTTTGAGAGTGGATATGCTGTGGTGGATTTCAGGATGGTTTTGGGTGAGGAGGTGTGAGTGATGAAGTGTTTGCTGGTTTCGTCAGTTGAGGGATACTCCGGCAAGAGCGGAATAATCATCGCCCTTGGGCTGAAGCTCAGGGAGATGGGCTACGAGGTAGGATACTTCAAGGCACTTGGCGTTAACACGGTCAAGGTTGGGGATAGAGCGGTGGAGGAGGACAGCCTCATCACGGCCAAGATTCTCGGTGTGGAGGAAGACGTATGTCCGGTGGTTCTCGACCGCCCCTATATCGATTTCGCCACCTCGGTGGACCCGGTGGTACTCAGGAAGGCTGTTCTTGACAGATTTACCGAGGTTTCGGAAGGCAAGGACGTAGTTATCGTTGAGGGCTCTCAGAACTACAGAACGGGTGTGGCGGTTGGCATAGATGACGCGAGCGTGGCGAAGATGCTCAGCGCCAAAGTGCTCTTAGTGGGGAAGTACGTTAACGACTTTGTTGTTGACGAGGTTCTTGCGGCAAAGTCCGCGTTCGGAACGATGCTTGAGAAGGTCGTCTTCAATCAGGTAAGCGGATACAAAATGTCTTACATAGAAGGAATCGCGAGAAAGGTCCTCAACGAGGCGGGGCTTGACATAGTGGGTGCAATTCCCAGAAATCCCGTTCTTGCGGGGTTGTCGGTGGAAGAGATTAGAGAAGCGGTTTCGGGAGAGTACTTGATTGAGCCGAGGGAAGAAAAAATGGTCGAGCAGGTGGTTATCGGTGCAATGTCCCCACAATCTGCTCTGCGATACTTAAGAGAGGCGAGGAATGCTGCTCTCGTTACTGGAGGGGACAGGAGCGATTTGCTTTTAACTGCACTTGAAATGCCAAACGTGAGGTGCCTCATACTCACTGGAAACCTTGAGCCTGTCCAGCTTGTTCTGACGAAGGCGGAGGAGAGGGGTGTGCCGGTCATACTAACGGGACACGACACTCTTACAGCTGTGAGCAGGCTTGAGAGCGTTTTTGGTAGAACGAGGATAAGAGGGGAGCCTAAGGTGGGCATCATGAGGGAGCTGTTCGAATCCCATGTTAACGTGAAGACCATTATAGAATACTTGGGGCTGGATTAGTGGTAAAATGGCGGGGCAGCTAACATTCAAAAGAGAGCTGGAAAAAGTATTCGAGAAAGAGCTCAAAAAGAGGATTGAAAGAATTGGAAAAACACCGCTATCCCCACTATCCCTGATTCTCTTTACGAGGATTGCAGAGCTTTCGGCCATAGAGAACGGGTATATTAGGCCCACCGAGTACGAGATGAGGGAGATTTTCGCCGCCAGAACCACCTATTCCGAAGGGCTTCTTAGCACCTTGAAGGACATCATTTACTCGCACTTCCTGCGAAGTAATCTTGGAGAGCATCTGGAGGACTTCATTTACACTCTGCAGAGGATTGAGGACATCCAGTCTAAAATCGACGAGCTGATTTTAAGGGAGATGAGGGAGGTTAGTTTGAGGAAAGTGTATCACGAACTTCTCAGGTTTTTGCTGGACATGCTGTGCGACAAAGATATGGTCAGATTTGATTGAAAACCAGATTTCCCAGCTTTGCCCCATCGGAACTTTACCCCCACCTTCTGTAGTCCACCTCAACCCCAAGCTGTTCGGCTATTCTCGAAACGGTGTGTTCTATGAGGTCATCAACACTCTTCGGCCTTGTGTAGAAGGACAGAACTGGGGGGAAAATTACTGCCCCCATCTCCGCCAGCCTTGCAAGCGTTTTGAGGTGCCCTGAATGTAGCGGAGCTTCTCTGATGGCAAGAACAAGTCGCCTTTTCTCCTTCAAGGTTACATCCGCAGCTCTCGCTATCAGGTTGTCTGCAATGCCGTAGGCAATTGATGAGGCTGTTTTTATGCTGCAAGGCACAACAGCCATTCCATCGTGCCTGAAGCTCCCGCTGGCGAAGGGTGCGGCAATCTCGTCTTCATCATAATACTTGGTTGCAATCTCCCTCACGTAGCCCTCGTCGTAGTCAGTTTCCGCCTTCAGTGTGATTTTCGCTGCTCTCGACGCTACGGCGTAAACCTCCGCCCCCAACTCGGTCAACTTCTCAATAAGCCTTATTCCGAGTATCTGCCCCGATGCTCCCGTTAAGGCTACTACGAACCTCATCAAATCAGCGGCTCTATATCTTCATCGAAAAGCTCTATTGTCTTGGTCATCCTCATCTTCTCCGCTTCCTCAGCCTCCTCCTTCGCCTCAGCAGCGAGCCTCTGCAACTCCTTAACTCTCGGAATGTCTGTAACGTTGGCAAGCAGCACAAGAGCGGCAACATATTTAGTCCTCCTCGTTGGATAGTCTCCGGCCCTGACCTCAACGCCCGCAATCTGCTCCTCAAGCCAGATCTTCGCCTTCTCCAGTCCCTTCCTGTCCAAGTGCTCCGGCGGTCCTGCGACGAGAACAAGCGCTCTCTCAGCGCTGTGAATGTTGCACGGCACTGTCAGCCTTCCAAGAGCAGCCCTCCTCACGAGAGTTGCTATTTTCATCGGCTTGTCGTTTTCAAGAGCTTCAATTTCCTCCTCTTCTTTCCTGCCGAAGAGTCTGAAGCCCTTTCTCTTTTTCTCAGAGGATTCGGCGAGAGTCGTTGCGTAACCAATAGAGGAGATTCCACCCCCTCTCAGAGTGTTGACAACTTCGCTGCTGTCAACGACCATCTCTCCAACAACGTCCTCTTCAATCGGCTCCCCGGCCCTTGCCAGCAAAGCGAGCCTCCTTACAATTTCCTCGTTAATCTTAGCAAAGGACTCCTTCAGGCTTGTCCCCTCAAACTTCCAGGCTCCGTTGTCCACAAGGATAAGGTTATCCACGTACTTCAGCAGAGAAATCATGCTTCTGGCGGCGTTTAGGGAGTAAAGTTTGCCCTCCTCGGGAGCGGGAAGAATGCCGACAGCGTAAACGGGCTCCGAGTACATCTCCGAAAGATATTTGGCGAGAACGGGCGCTCCACCACTCCCCGTTCCTCCACCAAGCCCGGCAACGATTAGAAAAGCATCCATGTCGTGCGTCCCCCTTTCATCGATGGCGTTCAAGATGGTCTCTATGTCTTCCTGAGCGACCTTAGCCCCCAGCTTGTTGTCCGTCCCAACTCCGTGTCCCTTCACTATGGTTTGGCCGATGAGAATGCGATCCTGAACGGGGACGTGCTTTAAACCCATTAAATCAGTTCTGGCGGAATTTATCGCAAGCCACCTCATCCTGATATTGGAGCCTCTCATCTTCTCATTCTCGATGAACATGTCCAGTATTTTTCCTCCAGCCTGTCCGAAGCCGATTATGAAGAATCTCATTAATATCACCTCAACGCTAAGATTTAATACGCTTTTTATTTAAACCTTTTTCCCAACTTTGCAATCTCGATAAAGGCAAGTTTAAAAACAGCAACGCCTCAGCTTGACCGATGCACTGGGCTGATGTGATTGCAGCGGATTTGCTGAAGAGGTCGAACTCTCACAGAATAGCCACAGGAATATCACCTTCTGGACATATTCATCTTGGTAACCTCAGGGAAATGGTCACGGCGGATGCAATCAGAAGAGCCCTTCTTGATGCTGGGGGAGAGGCGAAAATTGTCTATATTGCTGATGATTTCGATCCGCTGAGAAGGAGGTATCCCTTTCTTCCGGAGGAGTACGAGAACTACGTTGGGATGCCTCTCTGCAAGATTCCCGACCCGGAGGGCTGCCATGATTCCTACTCCGAGCACTTTCTTCAGCCCTTCTTAGAATCGCTTGAAATCCTCGGTATTCCGGTAGAGGTTCGCAGAGCCTACCAGATGTATTCAGAGGGGCTCTACGAGAACAATACGAGAATCGCTTTAAAGAGAAGGGACGAAATTGCCAGAATAATCGCTGAGGTGACGGGGAGGGAGCTTGAGGAGCGTTGGTATCCCTTCATGCCGCTCTGCGAGAACTGCGGAAGGATTAACTCCACGAGGGTGACTTCGTTCGATGAAAACTGGATTTACTACGAGTGCGATTGCGGCCACAGCGGCAGGGTTGGTTATGTAGGAGGGGGCAAGCTAACGTGGAGAGTTGACTGGGCTGCGAGGTGGCAGATTCTGAGCATTACCTGCGAGCCTTTTGGGAAGGACCATGCGGCTGCCGGAGGGAGCTACGACACGGGTGTGAGAATTGCAAGGGAAATATTCGATTACGAGCCTCCCTATCCCGTTCCCTACGAGTGGATTCACCTCAAGGGAAAGGGGGCTATGAAAAGCTCCAAAGGCATCGTACTTCCCGTCAGAGAGATGGTCGAGGTGATACCTCCAGAAATTGTGAGGTACATAACAATCAGGGTCAAGCCGGAGAGGCACATTGAATTCGACCCCGGTTTGGGGCTGCTCGACCTCGTGGAGGAGTTCGAGGAGAAGTTCAAGGAGAAGGACAGGAGTGTTGAACTCAGCCTCGTCGGTGAGGTTGTTTACTCCGACGTCCCCTTCCGCCATCTTATTGTTGTTGGTCAGATTGCCAACTGGGATTTAGAGAAGGCGCTCGAAATCATAGAGAGAACGGGATACACGGTTGATGACGTGACGAGAAGAGACGTGGAGAGGAGGCTGAAGTACGCGAGGAAGTGGCTGGAGAAATACGCACCGGACAACATAAAATTCGAGATACCCGAAAAGGTCACCGCGGAGTTCAGCGAGGAGGAAAAGAAGTTTCTTAGAGCCTACGCTGAAAGACTGCGGAGCGACATGAAGCCCGAAGAGATACACACGCTTGTGTATGACGTTTCAAAGGAGGTTGGCATTAAGTCTTCAAAGGCCTTCCAGGCGATTTACAAAGCAATTCTCGGCAAAACCTACGGGCCGAGGGTGGGTTACTTCATAAAATCTCTGGGAGTGGAGTGGGTAAGGGAGAGGATAAAGGCTGCTCTATGAGGAGAATCGAGGCAGGGAGTCGCTACACCTACTTGCCAGAGGGATGCAGGCTGTGCAGGAAGGGAGCGAAGCTCGTGCTGTTCGTTACAGGGATTTGCAACAACTCGTGCTTTTACTGCCCCGTTTCAAAGGAGAAAATTGGTAGGGATGTTGTCTTTGCCAACGAAAGGCCTGTGAAGAGCGTAGAAGATGTTTTTGAGGAAATAGAGATGATGGACGCCGAGGGAATTGCAATTACGGGAGGAGAGCCCTTGCTTAAAATTGAGAAGGTTCGGGAATACCTGAAGCTTGCAAAGAAGCTCGACCTGCACGTTCACCTCTACACGTCCCTTCCCGCAGGAGAAAAGCTGAAAAAGCTTGAGGGGCTTGACGAGATTCGCTTTCATCCACCCGAACTGAAGAGTCCTGAAAAGTATGAGGAGTCAATCAGGCTGGCTAAAAAGCTGGGGATGGACGCGGGTTTTGAGATTCCCGCAATCCGATTTGAGGAGAAAATTGTCGAAATTGTAAACAGAAACGACGCTTTTCTCAACGTGAACCAGCTTGAAGTGAGTGAAAGCAACTGGGAAAGGATTGCGGAGAGTTACAGCATCACAGACTACTACGTCAGTGATGAGGAGACGGAGAGGATTGTAAAGGAGTACGAGAGGGCTGAGAAGTTTCACTACTGCAGCGCGAGATTCAAGGACATTGCTCAGTTCAGAAGGAGGCTGATAAGGATGGCCATGAACCACCCTGAGTTTTACGCCGTCACGAGAGACGGCACGCTTGTATGCACGAGAGTTGAGGGTGATGCAGAAAGGCTGAGCATCGCCGAAGAGATTCTCAGAAAAGCCGGACAGGAATTTGTAAGGTTCGAAGATTGCATTGAAACGACTCCCGAACTTGAGAAGAAGATTAGAGAAGCTTTAAAATCTGAGGGGTTAAGGCTCAGGATAGTCGAAAGATATCCCACATATAACCGGCTTGTGCTTGAAGTAATGGATATCTGAGGTGTGGCATGAACGGAGAGGTCGAGTCGAGGTTGAGGAAGTACCTCGAAAGGGACAAGAACGGTCTGAGGAGGGAACTGCTCAGAGTGCTCCTTGAGGGGAAGAAATTCACAACCAGCGAAATCCACGATATTTTGTCAAGAAGGGGCTACTCGATAAGCCCAAGGGGGGTTTCCGCAATGGTTGGCTTAATCTCCGCAAGGCTCGGAATACTCAAGACCGAGCTTGGGGAGAAGAACAGATATTACCTCAAGAGCGAATACGCTGATTTGGTCAGGAAAATCGTCGAGGAATTTGAATGATATTTCACAAAATTTATGAGAACAAGCTGCTGAGGAGTGTAAGGAAGGGGGCGATTCCCCATCATATAGCCATCATTATGGATGGAAACAGAAGATTTGCGAGGAAAAAAGGTTTAGAGCCACATGAAGGGCATTTTTTTGGTTCTAAAAAAGCCGAAGAGGTTCTTGAGTGGTGCTGGGACCTGGGGGTTAAGATGCTAACCCTCTACGCCTTCTCAACCGAAAATTTCAGGAGAAGTGAGAAGGAAAAGAAAAACATTTTCCAGCTGCTCGAAAGCGAGCTCAGGAGACTTCTAAAGGACAGGAGGACCTACGAGAGGGAGCTCAGAGTTAAGGTGGTCGGCAAGAGGGAGCTTTTGCCCGAAAACCTTCGAGAGACCATAAAGGAGGTTGAGGAAAGAACCAAAAAGCACAGAAGGCACTACCTCAACGTTGCCGTGGCCTACGGCGGGAGGCAGGAAATCATAGATGCCGTCAGAGCCATCTTAAGAAAGGTGAGAAAAGGGGAGGTCAGGCCGGAGGAGATTGACGAGAAAATGCTTGAGGAACATTTATATGGTGAGGGGAGGTATTCTAAGGTTGACCTGATAATAAGGACGGGTGGTGAGCAGAGGCTCTCGAATTTCCTCCCTTGGCAGGCTGCGAACAGCGTCGCATACTTCTGCGATGTTTACTGGCCTGAGTTCAGAAAGATAGACCTGCTCAGGGCGATAAGAGCCTGGCAGTACAGGAAGAGTCACGAGGTGGTGTGATGTCCCAGAAGATGATGTACGAGTTCAAGAGGAAGCTGGAGGAGCTTGAGAAGTACAAGGGTAGGGGTACCGAGCTCATTACATTATATATTCCTCCTGATAAAAATATTGCCGACGTTTCCAACCAGCTCAGAAGTGAACTGAGTCAGGCTTCGAATATAAAATCAAAGCAAACGAGAACAAACGTTCTTGCAGGTATAGAGGCAATTTTGAACCGATTGAAGCACTTCCGAAAACCTCCCGAAAACGGGATGGTTATCATAAGCGGTGTTGTCAACATAAACGGCAAGGAAAAGCACATTACCGAAATAATTGAGCCTCCTGAGCCCGTTCCCCTTTACAAGTACCACTGCGACTCGAAGT
The nucleotide sequence above comes from Archaeoglobus fulgidus DSM 4304. Encoded proteins:
- the npdG gene encoding NADPH-dependent F420 reductase, with translation MKIALLGGTGNLGEGLALRWGKLGYEIIVGSRKLEKAEKLASDYLKKVGDASIIGMRNEDAAETCDVAVFTIPWEFAFDTAEMLKRQLAGKVVISPLVPMKKVGDNFVYVRPEEGSAAEKLASVLEESSVVAAYHSIPARRFANLGEEFEWDVPICGDSGAKEVVVDLTEKISGLRALDAGGLSNAHLVESLTPLILNVMKRNKTGELGISFR
- a CDS encoding 3-keto-5-aminohexanoate cleavage protein, translating into MRKDDVVIVTCAITGAIHTPSMSPYLPVTPDQIVEEAVKAAEAGAGMVHIHARDPKDGRPTTDVEVFRYICREIKKQSDVVINVTTGGGGTLGIPVEERAKVVPALKPEIATFNMGSMNFAIHPLLKKYKEFKYDWEPEYLEMTRDIVFRNTFKDLEALSRIFKENDTKPELECYDIGQIYNTAFMFHEGYLEPPLRLQFIHGILGGIGTAVEDVLFMKQTADRLIGRENYTWSLVGAGRFQMPLGTLAVIMGGDVRVGLEDSLYIERGKLAKSNAEQVEKMVRIVKELGKRPATPDEVREILGLKGKERVNF
- the acs gene encoding acetate--CoA ligase alpha subunit encodes the protein MERLFYPKVVAVIGASPQEGKVGNTIMKNLRNFSGTVYAVNPKYREILGFPCYPSVLKIPENVDLAIIVVPAKLVPKAVEECGRKDVEGAVVISAGFKEAGIEGAKLERELVEVAERYGVKLVGPNCLGMINTEIAMNATFSRVAPEKGRIAFLSQSGAFILAVLEWSKRNGVGFSKVVSLGNKAMLDESDFLEYLAKDDSTDVILIYMEGVEDGRKFMRVAKSVARRKPVVVMKAGKSQSGAKAASSHTGSLAGSYEAYRAAFRQSGVIEASSVEELFDFALLLLKYRKAGNLAILTNSGGPGVMAADACDQFGVPLANFNFETIRKLKEFLPAESNFYNPVDILGDASAERFSRSLQILSEDENVDIVLTILTPTAQMDFLKAAESVVGKNAVCCFMGGESVDESERILRSSGIPNFFDPVRAVRAISVLGRYSKISAKERVKEDLDVSVEREKAEEIIEKLLESGGRVVGAEGLPVLEAYGIEVAPYGIARNVDEARDIAESIGYPVVLKVVSPDVVHKSDVGGVKLNVGENDLEKAFFEILSNVEGRMPKARIEGVLVQKMVDGGKELIVGMKRDPQFGPMIMFGMGGVYVEVLKDVSFRIAPITRREAHEMVREVKAYRILRGLRGEKPADIDAIADLLLRVSKLSLDHPEVLEMDLNPVKVFESGYAVVDFRMVLGEEV
- a CDS encoding phosphotransacetylase family protein, which codes for MKCLLVSSVEGYSGKSGIIIALGLKLREMGYEVGYFKALGVNTVKVGDRAVEEDSLITAKILGVEEDVCPVVLDRPYIDFATSVDPVVLRKAVLDRFTEVSEGKDVVIVEGSQNYRTGVAVGIDDASVAKMLSAKVLLVGKYVNDFVVDEVLAAKSAFGTMLEKVVFNQVSGYKMSYIEGIARKVLNEAGLDIVGAIPRNPVLAGLSVEEIREAVSGEYLIEPREEKMVEQVVIGAMSPQSALRYLREARNAALVTGGDRSDLLLTALEMPNVRCLILTGNLEPVQLVLTKAEERGVPVILTGHDTLTAVSRLESVFGRTRIRGEPKVGIMRELFESHVNVKTIIEYLGLD
- a CDS encoding UbiX family flavin prenyltransferase, which codes for MRFVVALTGASGQILGIRLIEKLTELGAEVYAVASRAAKITLKAETDYDEGYVREIATKYYDEDEIAAPFASGSFRHDGMAVVPCSIKTASSIAYGIADNLIARAADVTLKEKRRLVLAIREAPLHSGHLKTLARLAEMGAVIFPPVLSFYTRPKSVDDLIEHTVSRIAEQLGVEVDYRRWG
- a CDS encoding tubulin/FtsZ family protein, coding for MRFFIIGFGQAGGKILDMFIENEKMRGSNIRMRWLAINSARTDLMGLKHVPVQDRILIGQTIVKGHGVGTDNKLGAKVAQEDIETILNAIDERGTHDMDAFLIVAGLGGGTGSGGAPVLAKYLSEMYSEPVYAVGILPAPEEGKLYSLNAARSMISLLKYVDNLILVDNGAWKFEGTSLKESFAKINEEIVRRLALLARAGEPIEEDVVGEMVVDSSEVVNTLRGGGISSIGYATTLAESSEKKRKGFRLFGRKEEEEIEALENDKPMKIATLVRRAALGRLTVPCNIHSAERALVLVAGPPEHLDRKGLEKAKIWLEEQIAGVEVRAGDYPTRRTKYVAALVLLANVTDIPRVKELQRLAAEAKEEAEEAEKMRMTKTIELFDEDIEPLI
- the lysS gene encoding lysine--tRNA ligase codes for the protein MHWADVIAADLLKRSNSHRIATGISPSGHIHLGNLREMVTADAIRRALLDAGGEAKIVYIADDFDPLRRRYPFLPEEYENYVGMPLCKIPDPEGCHDSYSEHFLQPFLESLEILGIPVEVRRAYQMYSEGLYENNTRIALKRRDEIARIIAEVTGRELEERWYPFMPLCENCGRINSTRVTSFDENWIYYECDCGHSGRVGYVGGGKLTWRVDWAARWQILSITCEPFGKDHAAAGGSYDTGVRIAREIFDYEPPYPVPYEWIHLKGKGAMKSSKGIVLPVREMVEVIPPEIVRYITIRVKPERHIEFDPGLGLLDLVEEFEEKFKEKDRSVELSLVGEVVYSDVPFRHLIVVGQIANWDLEKALEIIERTGYTVDDVTRRDVERRLKYARKWLEKYAPDNIKFEIPEKVTAEFSEEEKKFLRAYAERLRSDMKPEEIHTLVYDVSKEVGIKSSKAFQAIYKAILGKTYGPRVGYFIKSLGVEWVRERIKAAL
- a CDS encoding radical SAM protein, coding for MRRIEAGSRYTYLPEGCRLCRKGAKLVLFVTGICNNSCFYCPVSKEKIGRDVVFANERPVKSVEDVFEEIEMMDAEGIAITGGEPLLKIEKVREYLKLAKKLDLHVHLYTSLPAGEKLKKLEGLDEIRFHPPELKSPEKYEESIRLAKKLGMDAGFEIPAIRFEEKIVEIVNRNDAFLNVNQLEVSESNWERIAESYSITDYYVSDEETERIVKEYERAEKFHYCSARFKDIAQFRRRLIRMAMNHPEFYAVTRDGTLVCTRVEGDAERLSIAEEILRKAGQEFVRFEDCIETTPELEKKIREALKSEGLRLRIVERYPTYNRLVLEVMDI
- a CDS encoding DUF2551 domain-containing protein, with amino-acid sequence MNGEVESRLRKYLERDKNGLRRELLRVLLEGKKFTTSEIHDILSRRGYSISPRGVSAMVGLISARLGILKTELGEKNRYYLKSEYADLVRKIVEEFE
- the uppS gene encoding polyprenyl diphosphate synthase, whose translation is MIFHKIYENKLLRSVRKGAIPHHIAIIMDGNRRFARKKGLEPHEGHFFGSKKAEEVLEWCWDLGVKMLTLYAFSTENFRRSEKEKKNIFQLLESELRRLLKDRRTYERELRVKVVGKRELLPENLRETIKEVEERTKKHRRHYLNVAVAYGGRQEIIDAVRAILRKVRKGEVRPEEIDEKMLEEHLYGEGRYSKVDLIIRTGGEQRLSNFLPWQAANSVAYFCDVYWPEFRKIDLLRAIRAWQYRKSHEVV